A genomic stretch from Pochonia chlamydosporia 170 chromosome 4, whole genome shotgun sequence includes:
- a CDS encoding alpha/beta-hydrolase (similar to Metarhizium robertsii ARSEF 23 XP_007817009.2) codes for MATFETAQDQYVNVGGTRFAYRRLGRTYGVPLVLLMHFRGTMDHWDPALINPLAARRPVVLIDNSGVGRSEGEVAKTFAGWAANYINVMEALGIRRADVMGFSMGGCVAQMVALNAPKLVRSLILCGTIPSTGHGVTTAPLGPFNQLKAAVTAEEQRKAFLDSFFHTSERSQAAGMAAWDRIVDARSNRSDYVDAQNAHRQAVSFAKFMDPKQARDASYDRFHELQLPVLIANGCNDLLLPTENSILMWKKLSHANAQLHLYPDSGHGFLFQYARSFSQLINDFLDTTAEQASRL; via the exons ATGGCGACTTTTGAGACTGCGCAGGATCAGTATGTGAATGTTGGGGGTACGAGGTTTGCGTATCGGCGGCTGGGGAGGACGTATGGCGTTCCGTTGGTTCTGCTCATGCACTTTAG GGGCACAATGGACCATTGGGATCCGGCATTGATCAACCCGCTTGCTGCTCGAAGACCAGTCGTCTTGATTGACAACTCTGGCGTGGGCAGGTCGGAAGGTGAGGTAGCAAAGAcgtttgctggctgggccgCGAATTACATCAATGTCATGGAGGCGCTGGGCATCCGACGAGCAGATGTCATGGGCTTCTCGATGGGAGGATGTGTCGCGCAGATGGTTGCCCTCAACGCTCCCAAGCTGGTACGAAGCCTGATTCTCTGCGGTACCATCCCAAGCACAGGTCATGGTGTCACGACGGCACCACTTGGGCCCTTTAACCAGCTCAAAGCCGCCGTAACCGCCGAGGAGCAGCGCAAGGCCTTTCTAGATTCATTCTTCCATACTTCGGAACGGAGCCAGGCCGCAGGAATGGCCGCCTGGGACCGCATTGTTGACGCACGATCCAACAGATCAGATTATGTTGATGCGCAAAACGCCCACAGACAAGCCGTTTCATTTGCCAAGTTTATGGACCCTAAGCAGGCTAGGGATGCGTCATATGATCGTTTTCATGAGCTTCAACTTCCAGTCCTGATTGCGAATG GATGCAATGACCTCCTTCTGCCTACCGAGAACAGCATTCTCATGTGGAAAAAGCTAAGCCACGCAAATGCTCAACTTCACCTGTATCCTGATTCAGGCCATGGCTTTCTTTTTCAGTATGCCCGTTCATTCTCGCAACTTATCAACGATTTTCTTGATACCACCGCGGAGCAAGCCAGTCGGCTGTAG
- a CDS encoding WD repeat protein (similar to Neosartorya fischeri NRRL 181 XP_001257427.1): MPSFDQRPESPKKGRIIKSAYDSESFESDGSIHVEGLVGSATISPSGRDIALASPEGLAIIDLDSPYNPPRRLKSHGLPWLVCDVQWSPFAARDYWVVSTANHRALVWNLNLREDSNTGAIEHSLQGHSRAITDVNFSAHHPDMLATCSVDGYVHWWDLRRPRQPVLTFCDWFAGATQVKFNRQDPHILASAHDRFLHIWDDRKASEPIKSISAHTSKIYGIDWNRIRSTGIVTCSLDKTIRFWDYGKDGDELEHVIRTDFPVWRARHTPFGWGLLAMPQNEPGDLYLYDRLWGEDSPVEVAPNPVAVFPGHGDHKAKEFLWRTRGGVSEDNMDNREFQLVSWGTDNEVRLHCVDASVFSAVGHVKGGPARKGLNLTRQGAAYKTFRTIDDSASRDRKAGTMSDHRTSTSLGQYKQGGASSGGRPGLNRHLRPAWRGPSMKAKVDSGKHVDRSQAQLGWMKGITMTKRKPSTDGYRRHASKDHGILGHHYPDDEWGQPDTIQEELLRISTQIPKVKWENIDMDNLTLNASLTGPWGVDGESIFVKVKIDIPPEYPKLKAPKFFIEKTSFMPEDTHKKITREIHQLAEQFLQRKQNCLEVTFTYLLGEVDLESSTTFFKNVRDLDDDLDGLADESSSEEDEDIPAGGSASMSQELPHADADTRLPRCPTVTSFHLRRVPVAPDSLQMGGFKERSKGEPFFAGFGRLTYELPSKQKYAMDEASATDDQSDESDSEMSSSSSSGSESTSMHKMNLWYSSSRQLRKTWSEDRSVRSSGGGTGAGTGTGTGTSRRRYGRPRNLISIRDFRADLPSKREFAEEYAIFGDGADVCEHNALVAEKYGHTELVDVWRYLALLLTKGIPLEVLGRDGNEASILVIARDTVSKHWKNSNSHVESSSTNESGLVGRVKWGQHPLAKEFIMDLFDHFEKLADIQMLAMLSCVFNEPYTDDGVAYVESHLPKQETPLPLKAPSFSLDYFPTDASCWKWNIHSRSHTNSAATTPGTLHTPVHYPGSHASDEFLWSGDAGTNSYSCGETPPMKSKTFLGDNDPPPPPISRSPTSRGILRGNTGLASAFTATLPKSFGGGGSSSPPNQGRKRPSPAEYIMSSLVPTATNSGTSTQGPANASGESGVARTSMSDEDYRRDDFLPLVPISVNIIQADQSIFDDDGWLNTPLLDSSRSGIYARYRYAYAEMLQLWDQPLARLEVMKFNILRDDSAIVITDGSFHESATLRDGASGTVGHHKTGSSPIVMGKKDQLQNLIASGRGLDVTGICRTHETQLEPARYTSSHNSVGGAVGTCDRCRRTQMQLRCVYCLEPVDALFPPCLSCGCASHEACLAEWHAAGETLCPAGDECNCVEEANNGQVESWAALRGAMLKGREKPTKPPMLPPAAMEVSDDEKFARGRNDWERVELNVPSREQGGLTVPLSPAALSFGRLKKAGTWSRNSSLRGPGRRG; the protein is encoded by the exons ATGCCGTCATTCGACCAGCGGCCCGAATCGCCCAAGAAGGGTAGAATCATCAAGTCAGCATATGACAGTGAGAGCTTTGAATCAGATGGTTCCATTCATGTTGAGGGCCTGGTCGGATCGGCCACCATTTCTCCATCAGGTCGCGACATTGCGCTCGCATC ACCGGAGGGATTGGCAATCATTGACTTGGATTCTCCGTACAATCCGCCACGGCGACTGAAAAGTCATGGACTcccttggcttgtttgtgaTGTCCAGTGGTCACCTTTTGCAGCTCGAGACTACTGGGTTGTATCAACGGCCAACCACCGCGCCCTAGTATGGAATCTCAACTTGAGGGAAGATTCCAATACAGGTGCTATAGAGCACTCTCTGCAGGGGCATAGTCGTGCCATCACTGATGTCAACTTTTCCGCTCATCACCCAGATATGCTAGCTACATGCTCTGTTGATGGATATGTCCATTGGTGGGATCTTCGACGGCCTAGACAACCTGTTCTCACCTTTTGTGACTGGTTTGCTGGCGCAACGCAAGTGAAATTCAATCGCCAGGACCCTCACATTCTCGCTTCGGCCCATGACCGGTTCCTCCATATTTGGGACGACCGAAAAGCATCCGAACCCATCAAGTCCATCAGCGCACATACGTCCAAGATCTATGGAATTGACTGGAATCGTATCCGAAGCACTGGAATCGTAACGTGCTCCTTGGATAAGACAATCAGATTTTGGGACTACGGAAAGGATGGCGACGAGTTGGAACATGTCATCCGTACCGACTTTCCCGTCTGGAGAGCCCGTCACACTCCATTTGGATGGGGTCTGTTAGCCATGCCGCAAAACGAACCGGGTGATTTGTACTTGTATGACAGACTGTGGGGAGAAGACTCTCCCGTGGAGGTTGCCCCAAACCCCGTGGCCGTCTTCCCAGGTCACGGAGATCACAAAGCCAAGGAATTCCTTTGGAGAACTCGAGGAGGTGTTTCAGAGGACAACATGGACAACCGCGAATTTCAGTTAGTTTCATGGGGCACTGATAATGAAGTGAGATTACACTGCGTGGATGCCAGCGTATTTTCCGCTGTTGGTCATGTTAAAGGCGGCCCAGCGAGGAAGGGTCTCAACCTTACAAGACAAGGTGCAGCGTACAAGACTTTCCGCACGATCGATGACAGCGCGAGTCGCGACCGCAAGGCTGGCACCATGAGCGACCACAGAACTAGTACCAGTCTCGGACAGTACAAACAAGGAGGCGCCTCCTCGGGTGGGCGGCCTGGCTTGAATCGTCACCTTCGACCGGCATGGCGGGGACCGTCAATGAAGGCCAAGGTAGACTCAGGCAAGCATGTCGACAGGAGTCAGGCTCAACTTGGGTGGATGAAGGGTATTACCATGACCAAACGGAAGCCTTCCACTGACGGTTATAGGCGTCATGCGTccaaggatcacggaattCTCGGTCACCATTACCCGGATGACGAATGgggtcaaccagacaccattCAAGAAGAACTTCTTCGTATCAGCACCCAGATACCAAAGGTCAAGTGGGAAAATATCGACATGGAtaacttgacattgaatgcctCTTTGACAGGGCCATGGGGTGTCGACGGCGAGTCCATCTTTGTCAAAGTGAAAATTGACATCCCTCCCGAGTACCCCAAGCTTAAAGCACCCAAATTCTTCATAGAGAAGACGTCCTTCATGCCTGAAGACACCCACAAGAAGATAACGAGAGAAATTCATCAACTGGCTGAACAGTTTCTGCAACGAAAGCAAAATTGTCTAGAAGTCACATTCACCTATTTACTCGGCGAAGTCGATCTGGAGTCCAGTACTACCTTCTTTAAGAATGTTCGAGACTTGGACGATGATCTCGATGGCCTTGCAGATGAGAGTTCTagcgaagaagacgaggacatCCCTGCTGGGGGGTCTGCCTCCATGTCTCAAGAGTTGCCCcacgcagacgcagacacGCGCTTGCCACGATGCCCAACCGTAACATCATTCCACCTCCGCCGCGTACCTGTGGCGCCCGATTCTCTCCAGATGGGCGGCTT CAAAGAGCGTTCGAAAGGAGAGCCATTCTTTGCGGGCTTCGGTCGACTCACCTATGAGTTGCCGTCTAAGCAAAAGTATGCAATGGATGAAGCATCTGCCACAGACGACCAATCAGACGAATCTGACAGCGAAAtgtcttcgtcatcctcaaGCGGCTCTGAGTCAACCTCTATGCATAAGATGAATTTGTGGTACAGCTCAAGCAGACAACTCCGAAAGACTTGGAGCGAAGACCGGTCTGTGAGATCGAGTGGAGGTGGCACTGGCGCAGGAACTGGAACAGGCACAGGGACTAGTCGTCGTCGATATGGCCGACCGCGAAACTTGATTTCAATACGCGACTTCCGAGCCGATCTTCCATCGAAGAGAGAATTTGCAGAGGAATatgccatctttggcgaCGGGGCTGACGTCTGTGAACACAACGCCCTGGTCGCGGAGAAGTACGGTCACACCGAACTAGTAGATGTGTGGCGGTACCTGGCACTGTTGCTTACCAAGGGCATTCCCCTTGAAGTCTTGGGACGAGACGGCAACGAAGCGTCGATTTTGGTAATTGCCAGAGACACCGTCTCCAAGCATTGGAAGAATTCTAATTCACATGTCGAATCATCTTCAACTAATGAAAGTGGCTTGGTTGGCAGAGTCAAATGGGGACAACATCCCCTTGCTAAGGAATTCATAATGGACCTCTTTGATCATTTTGAGAAACTTGCAGATATTCAAATGCTAGCTATGCTATCATGCGTCTTCAACGAGCCTTACACCGACGATGGTGTAGCTTATGTGGAGTCCCATCTTCCTAAGCAAGAGACGCCATTACCCTTAAAGGCACCCTCGTTCTCTTTGGATTATTTCCCAACAGATGCCTCTTGCTGGAAATGGAATATTCACAGCCGAAGTCATACGAACTCAGCGGCCACCACCCCCGGAACACTCCACACTCCTGTTCACTATCCTGGCTCTCATGCCTCTGATGAGTTCCTTTGGAGCGGCGATGCGGGGACCAACTCATATTCCTGTGGTGAAACACCTCCTATGAAGAGCAAGACATTCCTCGGCGACAATGAcccgccaccaccaccaatatCTAGGTCACCTACCAGTCGTGGCATTTTACGAGGGAACACCGGTCTTGCTTCAGCTTTTACCGCAACTCTTCCAAAATCCTTTGGTGGAGGTGgatcctcatcaccaccaaatcaAGGCAGAAAGAGACCTAGCCCTGCTGAATATATTATGAGCAGTCTCGTGCCAACTGCTACCAACTCGGGCACTTCTACACAGGGACCTGCAAACGCTTCTGGCGAGTCTGGTGTAGCTAGAACCTCAATGTCCGACGAGGATTACCGGCGAGACGACTTCTTACCACTGGTTCCCATTTCAGTCAACATTATTCAAGCTGATCAGTCGATatttgacgacgatggaTGGTTGAATACGCCATTGTTGGACTCTAGTCGATCTGGTATATATGCAAGATACCGATACGCCTATGCAGAGATGCTACAATTGTGGGATCAGCCTCTAGCGCGGCTGGAGGTCATGAAGTTCAACATCCTTCGCGATGACTCGGCAATTGTAATAACTGATGGGAGCTTTCACGAGTCAGCAACGCTGCGAGATGGTGCAAGCGGTACTGTAGGCCACCATAAGACTGGCTCATCCCCCATCGTAATGGGCAAGAAGGACCAACTTCAAAACCTCATCGCCTCGGGCCGCGGTCTAGATGTAACAGGAATCTGCCGCACCCATGAGACACAACTTGAGCCGGCACGCTATACCTCCTCTCATAACAGCGTGGGAGGAGCAGTTGGAACATGTGACAGGTGTCGCCGCACGCAGATGCAGCTCCGATGCGTATATTGCCTGGAACCTGTTGACGCCCTGTTTCCACCTTGCCTCTCGTGCGGATGTGCGAGTCACGAAGCTTGTCTCGCCGAATGGCATGCTGCGGGAGAAACCCTCTGCCCGGCAGGAGATGAGTGTAATTGCGTGGAAGAAGCGAATAATGGACAAGTCGAATCCTGGGCGGCACTTCGCGGTGCAATGCTCAAAGGCCGGGAAAAGCCAACCAAGCCTCCTATGCTTCCGCCTGCAGCCATGGAAGTCAGTGACGACGAAAAATTTGCACGGGGAAGAAACGACTGGGAGCGAGTTGAGCTTAATGTTCCTAGCCGAGAGCAAGGTGGACTGACAGTGCCATTATCACCTGCAGCATTGAGTTTTGGAAGATTGAAGAAGGCGGGAACCTGGTCACGAAACTCCAGTTTACGGGGTCCTGGTCGAAGAGGATAA
- a CDS encoding ubiquitin-conjugating enzyme, active site protein (similar to Metarhizium robertsii ARSEF 23 XP_007817012.1), which produces MALPKRIIKETERLMAEPVPGISAVPHEDNLRYFDVEIHGPTQSPYEGGIFKLELFLPDDYPMTPPKIRFLTKIFHPNVDKLGRICLDVLKNNWSPALQIRTILLSIQALLGAPNPDDPLAADVAKSWKEDEQAAIATAKEWTKKYAQP; this is translated from the exons ATGGCTCTTCCTAAGCGCATCATCAAAGAGACCGAACGTCTCATGGCGGAACC TGTTCCTGGAATTAGCGCCGTCCCTCACGAGGATAACCTGCGTTATTTCGATGTCGAGATCCACGGCCCAACCCAGTCGCCCTACGAAG GCGGTATCTTCAAACTCGAACTCTTCCTTCCTGACGACTACCCAATGACACCTCCCAAGATTCGCTTTCTCACCAAGATCTTCCATCCGAACGTTGACAAGCTCGGTCGTATCTGCTTGGATGTTCTGAAGA ACAACTGGTCACCTGCTCTACAAATTCGAACCATCCTCCTCTCTATCCAAGCCCTGCTTGGCGCACCGAACCCTGATGACCCCCTCGCTGCAGACGTAGCTAAGAGctggaaagaagatgaacAAGCAGCTATTGCAACAGCCAAGGAGTGGACCAAGAAGTATGCACAGCCATAA
- a CDS encoding ATP synthase D chain, mitochondrial (similar to Metarhizium robertsii ARSEF 23 XP_007817013.1), translating to MAATRSAALKLDWTKVTSSLGLRGQTVASLQAFKKRNEDARRKIQQLSEQPTTVDFAAYRSSLKNQAIVDEIERRFKAFKPVTYDVTRQLKAIDAFEVEAVKNAEATKQAVDLELKDLAATLKNIEEARPFEDLTVDEVAAAEKSIDEKTTQLISKGRWMVPGYKEKFGDLAMV from the exons ATGGCGGCCACG CGAAGCGCAGCTCTCAAACTCGACTGGACCAAGGTCACCAGCTCGCTGGGCCTCCGCGGTCAGACCGTCGCTTCCCTCCAGGCCTTCAAGAAGCGCAACGAAGACGCCCGCCGCAAGATCCAGCAGCTTTCTGAGCAGCCCACGACTGTCGACTTCGCTGCCTACCGATCTTCCCTCAAGAACCAGGCCATCGTCGACGAGATCGAGAGGCGCTTCAAGGCTTTCAAGCCTGTCACTTACGACGTCACCCGTCAGCTCAAGGCCATTGACGCCTTTGAGGTTGAGGCCGTCAAGAACGCCGAGGCCACCAAGCAGGCTGTTGATCTTGAACTCAAGGATCTCGCTGCTACCCTGAAGAACATTGAGGAGGCCCGTCCCTTCGAGGACCTCACTGTC GACGAAGTTGCCGCTGCTGAGAAGTCCATCGACGAGAAGACCACCCAGCTTATCTCCAAGGGCAGATGGATGGTGCCTGGATACAAG GAGAAGTTCGGCGACCTCGCCATGGTGTAA
- a CDS encoding Nascent polypeptide-associated complex NAC (similar to Metarhizium robertsii ARSEF 23 XP_007817014.1): protein MANPRIEELPDEETQRPTVEEQEDSSDESDAEDGEANLPAGSTAVIHNRNEKKARKAIEKLHLTRVPGITRVTLRRPKNILFVINNPEVYKSPNSNTYIVFGEAKIEDVNATAQQAAAAQMAAANAEAEHAGHNHGESSKAVESGDAKKDDDDDDGEEVDAEGLEDKDIELVMTQANVSRKKAIKALKENDNDIVNSIMALSI, encoded by the exons atggccaaccCCAGAATCGAGGAGCTCCCCGACGAGGAGACTCAGAGACCTACCgttgaggagcaggaggaCAGCAGCGACGAGTCCGATGCTGAGGATGGTGAGGCCAATTTGCCCGCCGGTTCTACCGCTGTGATCCACAACCGcaacgagaagaaggctcgcAAGGCCATTGAGAAGTTGCACCTCACTCGCGTTCCTGGCATCACTCGTGTCACTCTGCGCCGCCCCAAGAAC ATCCTGttcgtcatcaacaaccccGAGGTCTACAAGTctcccaacagcaacaccTACAT TGTTTTCGGcgaggccaagatcgagGATGTCAACGCCACCGCTCAGCAAGCTGCCGCCGCTCAGATGGCCGCTGCTAATGCCGAGGCCGAGCACGCTGGTCACAACCACGGCGAGTCCAGCAAGGctgttgagtctggtgatgccaagaaagacgacgatgatgacgatggcgaggaggttgatgccgAAGGTCTCGAGGATAAGGACATTGAGCTTGTCATGACCCAGGCCAACGTCAGTCGCAAGAAGGCCATAAAGGCACTGAAAGAAAATGACAATGATATTGTCAATTCGATCATGGCTTTGAGTATCTAA
- a CDS encoding ribosomal protein L14 (similar to Metarhizium acridum CQMa 102 XP_007811179.1), whose protein sequence is MGEAVIEGSNWRLVEVGRVVAINGDHPFAGRLAAIVEIIDHKRVLVDGPSADPSLAVPRQAVPLAKCLLSQFVVEGLIRGSRHGAVKKLWEKNEIDAKWKESNWAKKREQIQRRKNLTDFDRFKVMRLKKQRRFEERKALAKVKASA, encoded by the exons ATGGGCGAAGCAGTTATTGAGGGATCCAACTGGCGCCTCGTCGAGGTTGGCCGCGTTGTCGCCATTAACGGAGACCACCCCTTCGCTGGCAGACTTGCTGCCATCGTCGAGATCATCGACCACAAGCGA GTTCTCGTCGACGGTCCCTCTGCCGACCCTTCGCTGGCTGTCCCCCGACAGGCCGTCCCTCTGGCCAAGTGCCTGCTTTCTCAGTTCGTCGTTGAGGGCCTCATCCGCGGCTCCCGCCACGGCGCCGTTAAGAAGCTCTGGGAGAAGAACGAGATCGACGCCAAGTGGAAGGAGAGCAACTGGGCAAAGAAGCGTGAACAGATTCAGCGaaggaagaacttgaccgACTTCGATCGCTTCAAGGTTATGCGACTGAAGAAGCAACGCCGATTCGAGGAGCGCAAGGCTCTGGCCAAGGTTAAGGCCTCCGCATAA
- a CDS encoding acylamide-delta3(E)-desaturase (similar to Aspergillus niger CBS 513.88 XP_001389400.1), with product MEKHIVFDKALTKADYAVLQCLTRDIKAASASPARKLKREEFDYDSGLGSGESSSSSGDEATAVARQDEARDIAAMKASRNPDSAKFEPTIVMSVDDCHSYLYPLVNKYLLQPYVRQARRIVRHETDVAMITHLILYFTTSVPSALFLFRHFTYTHGIFHFIMQMYYVGTYTLMQHQHIHQRGILAKRYGLFDAVFPYVLDPLMGHTWNSYFYHHVKHHHVEGNGPDDLSSTIRYQRDSLPDFLHYVGRFFFLVWFDLPLYFLRKNRYGMAFKAAGSEFATFGFYYLMSQVVGSKATFFVYILPFLMLRMGLMVGNWGQHAFVDNEEPDSDFRSSITVIDVASNRFCFNDGYHTSHHLNPLRHWRDHPISFLEQKKTYAKEGALVFHNIDFLMITFRLLRKDYEHLAKCLVPMGDQINLTMDGRVELLKRLARKFTEEEISEKFRKTQ from the exons ATGGAGAAGCATATCGTCTTTGATAAGGCGCTGACCAAGGCTGATTATGCGGTTCTTCAGTGCCTGACCAGAGATATCAAAGCCGCCAGCGCCTCGCCGGCCCGAAAACTCAAACGAGAAGAATTTGATTACGATTCTGGCTTGGGATCTGGGGAGAGCTCTTCCAGCAGTGGGGACGAAGCCACGGCAGTTGCCCGCCAAGATGAGGCCAGGGATATTGCGGCGATGAAGGCGTCAAGGAACCCCGACAGTGCCAAGTTCGAGCCTACAATCGTCATGTCAGTCGATGACTGTCATTCCTATCTGTACCCTTTGGTCAACAAATATCTTTTGCAACCATACGTCCGGCAAGCGAGGAGGATTGTTCGCCATGAGACCGATGTCGCCATGATAACTCATCTTATATTATACTTCACCACATCTGTGCCAAGCGCACTCTTTCTATTCCGTCACTTCACCTACACCCATGGCATTTTCCATTTTATCATGCAAATGTATTACGTCGGGACGTATACCTTgatgcagcaccagcataTTCACCAACGGGGCATTCTGGCCAAAAGATATGGCCTGTTCGACGCAGTATTTCCTTATGTCCTCGACCCTCTTATGGGTCACACATGGAACTCATACTTTTACCACCACGTGAAGCATCACCATGTCGAAGGTAACGGACCTGACGATCTATCGTCGACTATCCGATACCAGAGAGACAGTCTCCCGGACTTCCTCCACTACGTTGGCCGATTTTTCTTTCTAGTGTGGTTTGATCTTCCCTTGTATTTTCTACGCAAGAACCGATATGGCATGGCATTCAAGGCGGCTGGATCTGAGTTCGCAACCTTCGGATTTTACTATCTGATGTCCCAGGTTGTAGGCTCCAAGGCGACCTTTTTCGTATACATTCTTCCATTCCTCATGCTGCGAATGGGACTGATGGTCGGAAACTGGGGACAACATGCTTTCGTGGACAATGAGGAGCCGGACTCTGATTTTCGGTCTAGCATCACTGTAATTGACGTTGCG AGCAATCGATTCTGCTTCAACGACGGCTACCACACATCTCACCATCTCAATCCGCTCCGTCACTGGCGAGACCACCCCATCTCGTTCCTTGAACAGAAGAAAACGTATGCCAAAGAAGGGGCACTTGTGTTTCATAACATTGACTTTCTCATGATTACATTTCGTTTGTTGCGCAAGGACTACGAGCACCTTGCAAAATGCCTGGTACCTATGGGCGACCAGATTAATCTCACTATGGATGGCCGGGTAGAACTGCTGAAGAGGTTGGCCAGGAAGTTTACAGAGGAAGAAATTTCAGAAAAGTTTCGAAAGACGCAGTGA
- a CDS encoding NADH:ubiquinone oxidoreductase (similar to Metarhizium acridum CQMa 102 XP_007811183.1), producing the protein MSSKYAFTKTLKEVRFLFCQTSEQSAAVRSFLTRAYPTMKKNNPQIPILIREAQGTLPKVYARYEFGNEKAQSLEGLSDKQIEDTVTGLVKNA; encoded by the exons ATGTCGAGCAAATACGCATTCACAAAGACCCTCAAGGAGGTGCGCTTTCTGTTCTGCCAGACTTCAGAGCAGAGCGCCGCGGTGAG GTCGTTTCTCACGCGCGCCTATCCTACtatgaagaagaacaatCCCCAGATCCCGATTCTTATCCGCGAGGCGCAAGGGACGCTGCCAAAGGTGTATGCTAGATATG AGTTTGGAAATGAAAAGGCACAATCTTTGGAGGGGTTGTCGGATAAGCAGATTGAGGATACGGTTACTGGATTGGTGAAGAACGCATAG